cgaaaaaacgtgttttttaatattttttctttCGCAGGAGgtgcggttttgcttccgcgagaggcatgggcgtgcttttttcggaaaaggaaaaacccgtgctcccggttcagttttttcgtccattttttcatgaaaaaagttcatcaatagtATCTAGTTTttaagatctcgacgcgaggaatccaacgatgaaaacgATTCGGAATTTGGacgcacgatttaagagataaaacattttggataaatagatgtagaaaaaagagaaaactcccAAGTTACGAGGCGCACATGCAACGCGCCATTTGTCGCAACCTGagaaggtgggagtgatctttgtaATGAGTACTCCTCGATTAGTGATTTCGGAGAAAGTTTCATGGGAATCAAAATATGACCCGACCTGGCCCAGGAGTTAAGCGCGCTAAAAAAAAGTAGTAATAACCGACAAAAAGAGATGAGCGGCCCACAAGCTCTCTGTTGGTGGCAACTCAGCCCACATCGTTTACCAGCCGCATGGGCCGAAAAGGCGACAAGGGCGTTCTCAGCGTGTTGCGAGTCGTACCCATCGATTTTTCCCCTTCTCTCCGCCGGCGACGGCCCTCCCGGCCGGATCCAGCGCAGCCACCCCCCTTCGGATCCAGCGACGCCGCCTGGGCTCCCCCGGTTCCGCCACTGCAAGACTTCTCTCGGTTCAGCGACCTTGAGCACAGAGATGCGGGGAGTCGGAGGCCCACTGCTCACTGTCAGCGATCTCTTGAGCGACCTCGCCGTCGAAGGAGGCGACGACCACCTCGACGGCGGAGGCGACGCGTCTGTTCCCTCCTCCCCCTTGGCAGCGCATCAGGTTGAGGAAGCTGACCCCTCCGAGCTCCAGCGGCTCTTCGCGGTGAGGGCTCCCTTCGTCCCCTTGTTCCTGATTTTTTCCAGCATCAAATTGATTCTCCCGTCATATCGTTACTTGCTCCTTCGAATTTGTTGTCCGAGCCATGTGTCCATCAGCTGTTCTGTTAACATGAATTGCCATGAACTACTCAATTGTGTTCTACATGAAGGATCTTGCTGCCCATAGCCACAACAAGTGTGCAATGTTGGATATTGGGGTTAATTAAGATGGTCTCACCTAACTTAAGTTCATAATccctactccctccattcacaaatataggATGTTTTGGATATTCAATATGGACTGagatgagtgaacaaacacactgaaacatgtctatatacatccgattcacaaATAAGTTAGGACATCTTATATTCGTGAACGGAGGTAGTATCTTGTGGTAGGTTAGTTCCAGCTTAACAGATTGCTCAGTTGCTGATGTTCTGGCTCATGTTTGTTGTTTGCTTCATTTTCGAATTTAGTGTTTAATTCTGATGAAAGAGTCTAAGAGGCCAGTAAATGCTGTTTTGCTCGTCAATTTAATGTGGGGTGCTACTCTATTAGTTGTTAGCTATCTGGGATGAAGACTTACATGTAATTCATTTGGCCATTCATCATCAATCAGGAAGACTATGATAATTTGATGAAGTCGCTACAAGAGAATGACCCTGCGTGGCCTTCCCTGATGCTGAAGGTGTGATTCTTCCCTTCCTTTTTCTTTACTGTGGATGTAACCTGTGGTTATTTACTACAGTTCGTTGCTGGATGTAAACTAACGTTTTTGCTCCTCAATCGCTGTACCTCAAACTCTAGTTGTGCAGGGCGTTGAAGACTTCCGATAAGTTGCTGAGTTGCGCGAATGTGAAAGCTGAGCAGCTGCTAGAGAAGGTGGAGAAACTGGAGCATGTCTTAGAGAGGGGAGATCGTGCAGTGGATTCAATCATAGAGGTTCTTCAGAGCATGCAGCTCACCGAGGATCATCAGACCTCCAAATCGAACCCACCTAGCAAGTAGTGAGCTGTGGTGGCGACGTGGCATAGGTGTTGTGTTTGATTATCCAAATCAGGACTCGTGCCTTTCCTGCCAGCATTCTTGCACAAATCCTTTTACTAGTTCCTTGTATGCTTCCTGAATTGAACGAACTGAAATGCTATATGCTTCCAGGGTCCATTTCTGTAGAAGCCTGAGAAGTGTTGTGGCAGTCCGTTGGATAATACGGAGTACTAAAGACGTGCATGTTTCTAAAGATAGACAGGAAAATATTTGTAAGTGCCAATGATTTAGAAGAATTTCATGGAAATTTTGAAAG
This region of Triticum aestivum cultivar Chinese Spring chromosome 2D, IWGSC CS RefSeq v2.1, whole genome shotgun sequence genomic DNA includes:
- the LOC123054426 gene encoding uncharacterized protein encodes the protein MRGVGGPLLTVSDLLSDLAVEGGDDHLDGGGDASVPSSPLAAHQVEEADPSELQRLFAEDYDNLMKSLQENDPAWPSLMLKLCRALKTSDKLLSCANVKAEQLLEKVEKLEHVLERGDRAVDSIIEVLQSMQLTEDHQTSKSNPPSK